A segment of the Triticum urartu cultivar G1812 chromosome 1, Tu2.1, whole genome shotgun sequence genome:
CGACGCGGCGGTGAACGTGTGGAAGGACAAGATGGTGCGCGCGTTGCTTCTCAAGGCGTTGCTGGAGGATGTGCTGCTGCAGGTGTCGACGAAGCTCACCGCCAGGGAGGTATGGGACTCCCTGAAGGTGAGGTTCGTCGCGCCGATCGGGTCCGTGCGGCGAGGCTGGGGACGCTGCGCGGCGAATTCAATCGGATGAAGATGGCGGACGGCGAGGAGCTTGATGTGTACGGCAGGAGGCTCGCGGCGATGGCGGCGAGGTATGCCAACCTCAGGGAGACGTTGGGCTACGCAGCACTTGTCAAGAAGTTGCTGGATACGGTGCCGGATCGCTTCTTCCCCGTCGTCGTCGGCATCGAGCAATTCCACGATGTGACGACGATGGCATTCGACGAAGCGCTCGGGCGGCTGCATGCGTTCGATGAGCGGGTTCGGCGCCGTGGACAAGACGGCGGCGAGCGCGGGGGTGAGCACCTGCTCATGACGGCGGCGCAGTGGGCAGCGCGGGAGCATCGACACGGCGGTGCTTgggacgacgacgacgggcgcAGCGTGGTGTCGGGGAGCGGCGGCAACGGGCGCAGGCGCTGCTACAAGTGTGGGGAGCACAGGCATTTCCGACACGAGTGCCCGCAGCTGCGGAAAGGACCGGCAGCGGAGCATGCTCTCTTGGCCGGCGCCAACGTCGACGACGACGGACTCCTATAGGGGGGCTTAGGGGGGTGTGTTGGAATAAGCCACGTCGCGTGGTGTAGTCGGGCTCGTCGGGCACGTCAGATGCGCGCGGAACGTGTGAGACACACTAGTGGTGTCGGACTCGCCGGGCGCGTCGGGTGCGCGCGGGACAGGCGGGACGCAGCAAAAGTGGGACGAGTGTGTATGTGTGTAGCGCGTGTGTGCGTGCGTGGCGTGTGTGTGGCGTAGTCACCATAGTAGATAGGCTTGGTTGTGGCGATCTGTTGGAGCAGCAGCGCAGTGCGTGTCATGCGCAAGCGCGTGCATGCGGTTGAGTAGGAGTGGCCAACGCCCGGGCGTGAGTGCGCCTGGGATTTAAACTTACTACTGCCTATTGTGTGCGTTGATGCTCAGGGAATAGTAATGAGGTTGTGAAGCCGGGTGAAACTCCAGTTTACtgtgcttcttcttcttctacctctAGCTACGAGAGAGAGAGCTGCGCCAACACATGTATCCGACGTATTTATTATTTTTGGTTGTTTCATGCTATGATATTGCCCATAGTTTCGGGGTTCCGGGGCGATTTACAGCGCACGTGAGTGCCGGCACATGTTAGAAAGGAATAGCTAAAAACTCATCATTTTCATATTTTTTGGCTGTTTTCATAAGCTATTGCCCATTGTTTTCGGGTTTCAGAGGACTCGCTTAAAACTCATCGTTTTTGCATTTTGTGGTTGTTTTCATGAGCTATTGCCCGCTAGCTTGGGGATAGTGAACGATTTACAAGGCCCATGAGTCCTCACATTTTAGAAGAATCATTTAAAACTCATCGTTTTCATGTTTTTTGGCCGTTTTCAAAAGCTATTTCTCACTGTTTTCGGGTTCTAGGATGATATACAAAGCCCGTGAGTCCCTCTACACGTTTGAGAGTACTCGCTCAAAACTCGTCGCTTTCACATTTTATGAACGTTAATGAGCTATTGCCCGCTATTTTGAGGTTCTTGAATGATTTATGAGGCTTGTGAGTCTGCGTAAACATTTGAGAGGCATACAAAAAAATCATCGTTTTCATATTTACTGGCCGTTTTCATGAGCAGTTTTGAGGTTCCAAGGCGATTTACATGGCCCGTGAGTGTTGGTACATGTTAGAGAGGAATCGCTAGAAACTCATCGATTTCACGTTTTCTGGTCGTTTTCACAAGCTATTGTCCACTGTTTTCGGGTTCTGAGACGATTTACAAGGCCCGCGAGTCCCTGTACACATTCGAGAGGCGTACCAAACACGTTCGAGAGGACTCACTCAAAACTCCTCGTTTTTTGGCCATTTTCAAATGTGTACAGGGACTCATCTGGCCATTTTCATGTTTTTTTTTGTCATTTTCATGAGCTATTTTGCCCATAAGTTTGGGGTTCCAGGGCGATTTACAAGGCCCGTGAGTGTTGGTACACGTTAGAGAACAATCGTAAAAAACTCGTCATTTTCACATTTTCTCGCTGTTATCGTAAGCTATTGTCTACTGTTTTCGGGTTCTCAGACGATTTACATGGCCAGTGAGTCCCAGTACATGTTCGAGAGGTGTAGGAAAAACTCATCATTTTCAAGTTTTCTGGCCGTTTTCATGAGCCATTGCCCATAGTTTGGAGTTATCGGGGGGATTTACAATGCCAGTGACTGCCGGTACATGTTAGAGAGAATCACTAAAAACTCGTCATTTCATGTTTTCTGGCCGATTTCAAAAGCTATTGCCCCGGTTTTTCGTGTTCTGGGATGATTGAGAAGGCCCATGAGTCCCGATGCTTCTGATGAGCTATTGTCCGCTGTTTTGTGGTTCTTAAATGTTTTACAAGGCCCGTGAGTCCCTATACATTTTTGAGAGGTGTACCAAAAACTCGTCGTTTTCTGGACGTTTTCATGAGCCATTGCCTACAGTTTTGGGATTTCAGGGCAATTTGCAATGCCCGTGGGTGCTGGTACACGTTTGAGAGGAGTCGCTAAAAACTCGTCATTTTCGCGTTATCTGGCTGTTTTCATGAGCTATTGCCCGCTGTTTTGGGGTTCTTGAACGATTTACAAGGCACATGAGTCCCGTTACACGTTTGAGAGGCATACCAATAAATCGTCATTTTCAAGTTTTCCGGACGTTTTCATGAGCCATTGCCCGCAGTTTTGGGCTTCCGAGGCGATTTACAATGCCCATGAGTGCCGGTACATGTTCGAGAGGACCCGCTAAAACTCGTCGATTTAGCGTTATCTTGCCGTTTTCATGAGCTATTGCCCGATGTTTTGGGTTCTTGAACGATTTACAAGGCCTGCGATCCCATACATGTTTGAGAGGCGTATCGTTTTCAAGTTTTCTGGTCGTTTTCATGAGCTATTGCCCACAATTTTGGGGTTCCAGGGCGATTTGCAAGGCTCGCGAGTTTCGGTACACGTTATAGAGGAATAGCATAAAACTCGTTGTTTTCACATTTTCTGGCCGTTATCATAAGCTATTTCCCACTGTTTTCGGGTTCTGGGATGATTTACAGGGCTCATGAGTCCCTATACACACTCAAGAGGTGTACCAAACTCGTTCGAGATGTCTCACTCAAAATTCGTCATTTTCTGACCGTTTTCATGAGCTATTGCCCATTGTTTTGGAGTTCCTGAATGTTTTACAAGACCCATGAGTCCCGATACACGTTTGAAATAAGTACCAAAAACTTGTCTTATTCAACTTATTTTAGCCGTTTTCATGAGTTATTGCCCACAGTTTTGTGGTTCCGGGGAATTTTACAAGGCTTGTGAGTGCAGGTACACGTTAGAGAGGAATCACTAAAAACTTGTCGTTTTCACCTTTTGTAGCCAGTTTCATAAGCTATTTCCTATTGTTTTAGGGTTCTGGGTCGATATACAAGGCCCGCGAGTCCCTGCACATGTTCGAGATGCATACCAAACACGTTCAAGAGGACTCACTAAAAGCTTGTCATTTTTGCATTTTGGCCGTTTTCATAAGCTATAGCCAACTATCTTGGGGTTCTTGAACGATTTACATGGTCAGCGAGTCCCGGTACACATTTGAGAGGTGTACAAAACTCGTTGTTTTCAAGTTTTCTGTCCGTTCTCATGATCTATTGCCCACAATTTTGGGGTTGCGGGGCGATTTACAATGCCCGTGAGTGCCGGTACACTTTAGAGAGGAATCACTAAAAACTCATCGTTTTCATGTTTTCTGGCCGTTATCATAAGCTATTGCCCACTGTTTTCGGGTTCTAGGACGACTTACAAGGCCCATGAGTTCCGGTACATGTTTGAGAGGTGTACCAAAAACTCATCATTTTCAAATTTTCTGGCCGTTTTCGCCCATAGTTTTGGGTTTCTGGGGCGATTTACAATGTCCGTGACTGCCGGTACACGTTAGAGAGGAATCGCTAAAACATCGTTTTCACATTTTCTAGCCATTTTCATAAGCTATTGCCCATTGTTTTCTAGTTCTGGAATGATTTACAAGGCCCatgtgaaaggatcgatatggttgactagaggggggggtgaataggcaactaataatttttaacttttctttagcaatttaaactttgcatcaaagtaggttgtctagatatgcaactaggtgagcaacctatatgatgcaatacagataggaacacaagcaagtaagatatatgaaacaaataagcttccacaagtaaaggcacgagataaccaagagtggagatggtggagacgaggatgtgttgccgaagttccttccctttgagaggaagtacgtctccgttggagcggtgtggaggcacaatgctccccaagaagccactagggccaccgtaatctcctcacgccctcacacaatgcgagatgccgtgattccactattggtgcccttggaggcggcgaccgaacctttacaaacaaggttggggcaatctccacaactcaattggaggctcccaacgacaccacgaagcttcaccacaatggactatggctttgCGGTGACCTCAACTGTCTAGGATGCttaaacacccaagagtaacaagatctgcaagggattagtggggggaatcaaatctctcttggtggaagtgtagatcggggccttctcaaccactcccgagcaaatcaacaagtttggttggctagggagtgagatcgggcgaaaatgaagcttggagcaataatggagcttggtggtggaagaggtgagtcaacggggaagaaggggaccccttatatagtgtgtggaaaagatccaaccgttacccaccaaccagcctgcggccagcggtactaccgcgcctggccagcggtactaccgcaaggccgcgcggtactactacttgcaaccaagcggtactaccgcacggctgtgCGGTACTACCATACCGACCCACGGTACTACCACAACCCCAGCACAGAACCGATAAACAGACGCACAGAAGCTGGGGGCGGAacttccgcacgcgcggtactaccgcgcccccccatgcggtactaccgcgaggcaAAAGTCCTAGCCAGGGGAGAAGCaaaacttccgtgcctacttctgcaaaaaaacggaagtagcaaaaacccgacacagtagtactgccgaggggcgatactactgcctgaccgcatagcgcggtactaccgcacggcgaaagcggtactaccgcggtaggtgcggatgtaaaaaattacatccgctcctactaccgcaagggggcggcactagcctggtgggcagcggtagtgcggctccgggggagcggtactaccgtgggcacctgcggtactaccgcgccaccgcgcggtactaccgcggataCCTACGGTACTACTGTTGAcccaggagcagtactaccgcaaccaacAATGGCAGCGAGACAAGGGAGGcaagaaaacggaggaagctccaaggaagaaggaggggataagaaggagacgtgtacgtgatgattccacccaaacctttccaacacggaccccctcttaatagtacggctttcctatgactcaaatccaccaaaaagaaacgtagaaaagacgccgtcttcgtcagtcttcgaggggcacccaatcgtcttgtgcctagcaaagaagtgtctggaatactcatggcacacgattagtccgcaaatgcgttgtcatcaatcaccaaaacacttagggataaatatgtccttacaatctccccctttttggtggattgatgacaaaaCGGGATTTGCACAAAGAAAATACTATTAAGTAAATGAAAACCCCTCCTCTCtataatatagacgggctccccctagatgtgtgccacTTAGATGAGTGCTATGGACTGCATGGCACACGAATACTAGGACCagagctccccctatattatagagacaaggcatatctatcactagacaagatagtacaaacataagttaactaagatagatagagtgcatatgtcttacaccatatgtagGATAGGTCTCGAAGGAACAAACCAAACAAAAGCAAATGAGGTccaaacgacaaagcaaacaaacacaccaagcacgacacaacgcaaatccctacactctctccccctttggcatcgagacgccaaaaaggcagagaggacacctacacacacggggtggctcgggcagagaagtcgtcccactgctcctcatgctcctcgtcagactcagtggcggggatagtctcctcgaggtcatcctctgaactggtccacttgtatccctgctttgacatccaggcagcctcaggtgtgatgacgtcctcagacccgccagacacattctctccaaagagcctcataaccttcttgtcacggcggcgactctccttgtctgccacgtgagccctgtactgtcccttcgcctgcatgcagaagagagtcttcatcttgtcctttagcttcttggcccatgacggctcagaggaagaagtggtggacctagcagcacggtcATCAGCAACATTCTCAGCAGCAGTAGCCTCCCCCTCACCagcagccctcctagcagaagaggcctcagcacgggtagtggtgttggcccagttgggcttgacgcggaggctgatggactcatggcgaatccagtctggagcaaggaactcatcacccgggtacatcttctcccaagtggtGGAGAGCAGTAGAAACAtgtacggtccatagataggtaccttgcgagtgaacaccgcaaaccgaagctcacaccacatgatgtgtgagacatcaagtggctgagtctgagaagaatgtgcctctgcacacaagagcaacatgtccactagatatgcatgtaccttgtccttgtcgccaatgcatgggaacagagtgttgcggaagatgcgatgcatgatatccagaaaggagtttaacacccaagatgacttgccattggggagtaccttctcaacaaggaagggctgaagcaggttcttgttggcagactcagagttggcatgggggcgaacgccaacgggggtgtgaagcccgtcatcaggaatgtgcagcagatccatgaactctttccatgtagcagacagctggcggccattggtcatccaggtcatcctccgctcctccccgggatgaaagtatactgaggcaaagaactgacagatgagctcagggtcatagtcaaggtgaaaAGAGATCACCGcctcaatagcaaactgctccaccaagtccaaagcctctccaaaatagtcacgaaacttgtccttctgcatgtgatgcatgtctatccacttgacctCCACGAATGTATTCTGCTTGCTCTTGATTacatccagatagatgagaaCCTGTTGCTTGTTCCAGAACATCTCAGTGCCTCTGAGCATAGCCCGAGGAGTCACATATGGATTGACCTTCCGGCGTTCGACATACTCAGTGACagaaatctcgtccatgcccttagcaggttccttttgcttgctggcagtggtcttgacattgcgcttggggacattggagccctctggggcttcatcttgggggttgcgcAGATGCTTGGAGCCggtgtcacgactgggattggaacggcgagagccaccacctgagacacaaaacgcaaaaacacccacaacagccaagagagattaatgcaaagaccacaacaacGCAAGTGAAACAAGCAGAAAGCACACATGATAAATGCCTAGAGAGAGATTTGATTCCTACGGTAGTACTGCCAAGTGCTGCGGAGCTAAGATAGTAGTACGGCTCTTAGACGCAGTAGTACCGTGCAACATCACGGTAGTACCGGGTGTAGGAGCGATAGTACGACCTTAGCGCCGCGGCTGGCGTGGTAGTACCGCGTCTacagagcggtagtaccgcacattaggcgcggtagtaccgcacattaggcacggtagtaccgcaccgcgtcagatctgaacaggttcaaatctgaaaaagcccgcgaaaccacggcggtactacggttggacaaagctaccacaagacagcatatcaagtatgtttcctacgcatcacgactctcctacatcctactcttgcaaagatttggcctaaaatctcaagaatgacaagtttctccccaaaaacctagaagcaagagaacaaccaagaaaaagagggatttggggaaaaaccttggtccatggcaagaggaagtggtggggaacgatcccaccggtcggaatccgaggagagtggccggagacggagatccggcgagggcctccggcgccgttcttgagagagagacgtggagagagagacaaacgaatgggtatggggagttggaactcccctgcccgagtcataacccccacgcgccctcgacggcgcggtagtaccgtgcccaaacacggtagtaccgcccgcgcggtacttccgaagtatcgcaccagagcggtagtaccgtgctgtggcgcggtagtaccgtgcctcccaaagcggtagtaccgcggctagacgtggtagtaccgtgagctcaagaagatgcatgttTCGAGCACACGAAAAACTGGATCTTTGCACAAAACACTCCGAGCcaacacgacaccacaagaccacgcaaCACACAAAACCAGAAAGGCACACGACAAACGAACCAACCAtgagacaccacctctccaaaaGAGAGGGCGGTGGTCGTAGCCACCTAtatttgagtcaattggtatggcaccgcgaagaattatccttgggtccatgaccaaaactcgtctttgaagcacaagtaccatcaaacatggctaatgtgaaagacttgattgatttatgcataaaggggggagggagagttcattgagagaacatcactccccctatgtccatgcctacatctaaataggacaacacgttgagtatggtggggtgtgcaagggttcaagcaacattgctcgaatcaatgatatttagctcatgccttaactcgcgaaatcttgcttcatccaagggcttcgtgaagatatctacaaggttatcatgagtgttgacgtagttgagctcgatctctcctcgcctaatgtgatcccggatgaagtgataccggatctcaatatgcttcgtcttgaagtgttgcaccgggttgagagagatcttgatggcactttcattgtcacaccaaagaggcactttgtcacaagtgacaccataatcctttaaagtttgcctcatccataagagttgtgcacaacaactaccggccgccacatactccgcttcagtggacgagagagacacacaactttgctttttggaagaccaacttaccaaagagcaaccaaggaattggcaccctccggaagtggacttcctatccactttgtctcccgcccaatcggaatccgagtaccctacaagcttgaagtttgatcctcttgggtaccataagccaaagtttggggtatgagccaaatatcgaaagattcgtttgacagccacatagtgactttccttaggtgcggcttgaaaccgtgcacaaattcccacactcaacatgatgtccggtctagacgcacaaaggtaaagcaaggatccaatcatggaacgatataccttttgatccaccactttaccattgggatctaagtcaagttggcacttggtgggcattggagtggaagccggcttgacatcacttagcttgaatctcttgagcatgtcttgagtgtatttggattgattgatgaaggttccttctcttctttgcttcacttcgaaccctagaaagaacttcaactctcccatggaggacatctcgaactttgaggtcatgagagtggcaaattcctcattgaaagctttgttaggagaaccaaagataatatcatcaacatataattggcacacaaacaactcccctttgaccttcttagtaaaaagagtggggtcgattagcccaacttcaaaaccacggtcttgtaacaactcggtaaggtggtcataccacgcacgtggggcttgtttaaggccatagagtgccttatcgagttgatacacatgatcgggaaagtagggatcctcgaacccggggggttgcttgacgtaaaccaattcattaataggaccattaagaaaggcactcttcacatccatttgttgtaacttaaagttgtgatgagaagcatatgcaatcaacatgcgaatggattcaagacgagcaacgggagcaaaggtttcaccgtagtcgataccctcgacttgggagtagccttgtgctaccagacgagccttgttgcgaatgataatcccatgggcatcttgcttgttcttgaatatccacttggttcctatgacattgtgattcccagttggtcttggcaccaatctccacactttgttgcgctcgaagttgttgagttcttcatgcatggcattgagccaatccggatcttctagcgcctcatagaccttgtggggttccacacaagagccAAACGCATGATGCTcagctaattgtctacgagtgcttaccccctttcttaatcttccaagcacattcgtcatgagatgatccttgggggagagcttggaagcaaccttggcggcacgacgctctaattcctcctcggtggtgagttgaggagcggttacttgatcatcttgagcgccgtcatgaacttgttcttgatcttgaacttgctcgggggagagaacttgaccttgggcatcacttggtgtgtccacaccatcttgagtatgatcttgcccttggtcttgttcatgaggttgagggccttcactttgttcttcggaagcgtgtgggccttgggttggtgatggctccacttgagtggagcattgtccttctccttcggccacaaggggttcctcaatgggtaggataaaaccaacacccattcttcttatggcttgaggaggaatttcatcacctacatcacaagtgccactttgctccatttgggagccattattctcatcaaactccacgttacacgtctcctcaataagtcccgtggatttattgaggacacggtaagcatgagagtttgtagcataaccaacaaatatgcctcataagctctagcctcaaatttagacaaccgaacacctttcttgagaatggaacacttacacccgaatacccggaagtacttgaggttgggcttgttaccggtgagtatctcatatggagtcttgttcaagcccttgtggaggtagagccgattggatgcatgacatgcggtgttgatggcttcggcccaaaagttgtacggagacttgaactccgccagcatggtccttgccgcatccatcaacgtccggttcttcctctccgcaacaccattttgttgaggggtgtagggtgcggaatattgatgtttgattccctcatcactaagaaactcattcaaggtgtagttcttgaactcggtgccgttgtcacttctt
Coding sequences within it:
- the LOC125533953 gene encoding uncharacterized protein LOC125533953, with amino-acid sequence MGLPEGEVRRADRVRAARLGTLRGEFNRMKMADGEELDVYGRRLAAMAARYANLRETLGYAALVKKLLDTVPDRFFPVVVGIEQFHDVTTMAFDEALGRLHAFDERVRRRGQDGGERGGEHLLMTAAQWAAREHRHGGAWDDDDGRSVVSGSGGNGRRRCYKCGEHRHFRHECPQLRKGPAAEHALLAGANVDDDGLL